One Candidatus Caldatribacterium sp. genomic window, AAAGTACATCACCGCTTCAGGAGCACCCCCAGACCTCCACCGAGGAGAACGGCACAGAGGGGATGCATACCGGTCAAGGAGAGGAGAGCAAAGAGGAAAAAGGCAAGGGCAAGGTCTACCCAGTCCCTTGCCACACCTTTCCCAACCTGCCAGACGGCAAGGACAATAAGGGAGACGACAACCGCAAGAGCCCCCCGGAAGAAGGCCTGCACGAGGTGGAGCTCCCGGAAACGAAGGAGAAAGAAAGCTGCAAGAGTTATGGAACCAAAAGAGGGCAGGGCGGTGGCAAGAACAAGAAGGAGCTGAGTTCCCACCCCACCAAGGGCAAGCCCCACGAAGGAAGCGGTGTTTACGGCGATAGC contains:
- a CDS encoding chromate transporter, with amino-acid sequence MAEQRPLPLLLFSIFFKIGALTWGGGYAMIPLIRRELVEKHKLLSEEAFLEILSLAQSLPGAIAVNTASFVGLALGGVGTQLLLVLATALPSFGSITLAAFFLLRFRELHLVQAFFRGALAVVVSLIVLAVWQVGKGVARDWVDLALAFFLFALLSLTGMHPLCAVLLGGGLGVLLKR